Part of the Hevea brasiliensis isolate MT/VB/25A 57/8 chromosome 16, ASM3005281v1, whole genome shotgun sequence genome is shown below.
GCTCAAGGAACATCAATTTTGGAATTCTGGTATGATGTTATATTGCCTTTGCTTTGCCTTCTGCGCTTCGTTTTGAACTTACGTAACAGACACATTTTCTTGCTGCAGAAATACATAAAATCACCATCCAGGATGCTCAAGGTAGAAACCACACATTAAGTCGGTACTATGCAATGTGGAATAAGCCCAGGCCTGAGTCTTCAGTCTTAGTGTGTTCTCCCCTCTAGCTTAATTACCTTAGCATATTATTTTGCACAGTAGACAATATGGTGTAGAATCTTGGAGTTACAAATTGTTAGCTTAAATCCTCTTTCAGGACAAGAAATATGCTTCCAAGTTACTGAAGGTCTCTGAGAAACAGCAATTTTACCGAGAACTGGCTTCAGCTGCTGAATCTGGATGGGATTTCAGTACAAGATGGATGAGGTAATATTATACAAAATACGTGGTTTATGAAAGTGTTTGATTTTCTTGTCACAAAAAATTCTCCAGAGTTCTAAGCTTTTGGCTGCCAAATGGGTCTTATCtattgaaataattgtgcatatgctCATGAAATATCAGTAATGCTCAATTCTGCTAAGTTTGCAGTACTCAGGCCTGAGTAAAATTTGACATTGGAATACCCACAAATTGAATAAAGACATTccatttttttgttttattatttcaggAATTCTTCAGAGTTTACGACGTTGGCTACAACATCAGTCTTACCTGTTGATTTAAATGTATTTATACTCAAGGTACGACTTAGGGTACATGATTAGAAGTCTTGATATTAATACTTTCTGCACTTCATGTGACAAAGTGTTGTATTTAATTATGCAGATGGAACTAGACATTGCCTTCTTGGCAAATAAAACTGGAGAGGAAAGCATAGCAGCGAGTTTCTTGGAAGCTTCTCAAGCAAGAAAGAGGGCAATCAACTCTGTTTTCTGGAATGAAAAGATGGGACAGTGGCTTGACTACTGGCTCACTACTGGCACCACATGTCAGGTGATATGCTCTTGAAGTGCTGCTAAACCTGTATCTGATAAACATTTTCTGCAATTCTTTTACTGATTCTTTCATTTATTATGTTCAGGAATCTCAAACATGGAATGCTTGTAACCAAAATCAGAATGTGTTTGCTTCAAACTTCTCTCCTTTGTGGATTGATATGTTCAATTCAGGTTAGTAACTCTCGATGTCCACTTTGAAACTTTGTGTGTATAAGCATGATATAGAGAATTACCATTACAGCATAGCTTGAAGTCTTTGCCTTGAGGTTGCAGTGGAAGTTACTGCAATTTGAAGCGCAAGCTTAAAGTGCGATGAAGGTCATCTTTTCCACTTCATTTTGAGCAAAATATGTTTTTAAGCAGCTTTTTCAGCTCCACAGCCCCTTTTTACTGTTTACCAAGCATCATCCATTATCAAGACAAGTTCGATGTGCACTATATCTAGATAACTCATCTAACAACTTAGTTGGAACATTGAACTCAAGCTTTTTGATTAATGAGATAATAATTGATCTATCAGTCTATGTCAAGTTACAATTGTACATTCATTTATAACTGGATGAATTCTGACGATGCTTTTGTTTTGCACATACTCGAAGATGCAAATTTGGTGAAGAGTATCATGAGAAGTCTTGAAAGTTCAGGCTTACTTTGTGCTGCTGGAATTGCCACGTCTTTAACAAATTCAGGAGAACAATGGTATGTAACATATTTTACACTTGCCTTGTCTGGCAATATAATTTTCAATGATGTACCAACAGGGATTTTCCAAATGGTTGGGCTCCATTTCAACACATTATAGTTGAAGGTCTGGCAAGATCTGGATCACAAGAAGCGAGGTCACTGGCAGAAGACATAGCTGTGAGATGGATCAGAACCAACTATGTCACATACAAGAAAACAGGTGCAATGCATGAAAAATACAATGTAGAGAAGTGTGGAGAATTTGGACGTGGTGGTAAATATGTACCTCAGGTATATACATATACAAAAGCCTAAGCCTATTTTTGTAAGAACATAAACTGTGGATTCATGTAATGGTTTTGCTGCTGATATTTATGGACCCACGAGAAGGGTTATACTGGTGTATTCCTACTAACTTCTTGATGTCTTTGGTTGGTTGCAAATGCAGACTGGCTTTGGTTGGTCAAATGGAGTTGCATTGGCATTTTTGGAGGAGTTTGGATGGCCTCGAGATCATAGGATAGATTGCTGATTTGGTTATGTATGTTGACAGATGAAGAAAATGTTACACTCAGATGGATCTGCAGACGATTTTTCTTGTGGTTATGATATTATGATCATTAATCCAAGAAATTAGGGTAAGATTTTATGAATCCTATAATATGTCGACAAGCTAGTGTTGTTAATTAGAGAATATTAGATTTCCTGATCATGACACAAAGCTTGGATATGCTTCATAAGCAGTATTAGTAATAATAGCATTGATCGCACAATAATGCTTCCAAAGCTGGTGGAGCTAGTTGCTTAATATTTAATAAGTAAGTTTATGTCAACATCCAAAGGAACTGAAGATAGATTATACTCAGCatcttaattataattaattctcGCAGAAGATTGGCAAATAGGCTTGTAACACTGCCAACTCAAATGTGGCCATCTTTGTAGACTAATTGCAAATGAGAAAAGATGTTGGGCCAATTGGATGGTAATGGGTCGATAGTGATCCTATTTATTTTTCTTAGCCATTTATAAATCTCATACGAAAATCCGATGGGCTTGAGCTGATGGGTTGAGTTGTGTTGTGGTCTTTGTACAAGACAAATCCAAATGAAATGAACTTTTTGGCTATAAGGTGTGATCCTCCTGATCCCTGCAGGCAGGGTAACCGTTGTTAATCCATCGCTATAACGACAAGTTGAGACTTAATTATATCATTTTAGCCTTCTCCTTCTGCATCATGGTTTgattagaaaattttaattaacagAGCTGAATGTTAGGAAGCCTTGGGGAAAttggcttcttttttttttttttttcctgatttATTAGGTATTTTCGGTGTCTTTTTATAGTTTATAGAAGATTAATCAATTCAGAGTTTTAGATTATTCCTTCCAATAAAATTCTTTTCAATGATTGAATCCAAATCTCTTCTTAGAATTACAGTGACTTTTGGCTAATGATTGCCATGTTCACTACTCtatctcacttcaaactaggaaTCGCAACGGTTTGGTTGGGTGGAGATAACTCTCTCATTTTTATCTTATAGGAGTTTGAGGTTAGAATGGGTTTTTtcgcaggatttttttttttcttattttttattttaatttattattttataatataaatttatttattaaaaaataaattataaactagaaatataaattttaaataataataatatacttatatttttaaaatattataatatttaaaaatatacaaataaattattttttaataaaaaaaatatattattgtaTAGTGGGTTACAGATATTTTTGTCTCATCCAACATAATATCAAAATCGagacaaaattaaattaaatttcgaAATAGTAACCTTCCAAGTTACCTTTATTTTTCCTCTATACTACAAAAATAGAATGAAAAATCTTTGGTCTTTATTACGCTctatttagaaattttttttagtGGACAAATAAAATagtgataaataaaaaatatttatcttttttttttgctcttattagaaaaaaaaaataaaaagagaaataaaattatGAAAAGAACTTTAAAAGGGTTAATTTTATAGTTTTCATATCCAAATTACACTTTTCTCCCTATTTTTGTTATTTATCTTTAATTTAcacagaaaataataaaaaaataaaaattattttttattcttcccttattttttttcttttttttctgtttttttttaaattatatatatatatatattcttttttttttctaattttcatACATCCAAACAAAGGGCTTTgtctttatctattttatttaagTAAACAAAAtagagggagaaaaaaaaaaaagggcaatcAATGGATATGCATGGGTATTGATGAAAGTGCTGCAGATGAGGTTGGTTATCTTGATACAGTAGTCCTTCTTCTGCACTGGCACTTGGCAGAATCTTAACGTGAAGTCAATGTCATTGCCATGTGCTTTATCTTCAAGGAATTGTGTGGCCTGCATTGGCCCTCAAGAGTCTACATTCAAATTTAAGATTTATGTTGACTTGAATGCAGCTTTGATTTGATAGTGTCATCACATATTCTAAGGAGGGTAATTACTAATTGAATATGGTATTCGTTGGATGTTGATGTAACCATAACCAATAAGGTTTCCTTGCTAAATCATTAACATTATACATGGACTGCCTTGCTGTAGtcttttgttatatatatatatatatatatatatatgaggccTGTCCCATTAATTTCTTATACAATATAAGAAATCAAAAGGGTCTAGTATAGTGGTGAATGTGTACTGTACTAGTATAATAGTATGGAGAATGCCTCACTTTGCATGTCTAGTATCATTGTCAGAAAGGATTAATATTCTGTCAATAGTAAACAAAAACAGTAAGTATTTTATAACTTGGGGATTGATGGTTATACGAGATAATGACATGTGGCTTAAAGGTTTGGAGCAATACAAATGAATGACTATTCTTTGGCTTGATACAACTACCTTTGCTATGGCATGTGATACATTATAATTAGAATAGGTCTCTTGATAAAGGATGCATGCACAACTTTTAAAATGAGACGTAATACGACTTTAAAGACCAAAGTATAAGGGGTATTCGACCAATGTGAGATAGAGAGATAGAGCCTCTTGAATTCATATAAAATGGCTCGGACTCTTAACGCGGTACCAAGATATATAAGGGGTCAACCTCATTCATCTAAGCCTAACTATATCATTAC
Proteins encoded:
- the LOC110643883 gene encoding trehalase, with product MASSHQSQNLDLIFICKETTPLVAFLERVQETALSTFVDRHFDPKFYVDLSLKYSLSTTEKAFDGLPRTENGAVSVKDLEEFLTTYFQDAGKDAVHYDPPDFLPEPVGFLPKVENPEVRAWALDVHSLWKNLSRKVSDEVRKQPELHTFLPLPAPMIVPGSRFREVYYWDSYWVIRGLLASKMYETAKSIVTNLISLVNVYGYALNGARAYYTNRSQPPLLSAMVYEIYNRTGDMELAKKALPVLLKEHQFWNSEIHKITIQDAQGRNHTLSRYYAMWNKPRPESSVLDKKYASKLLKVSEKQQFYRELASAAESGWDFSTRWMRNSSEFTTLATTSVLPVDLNVFILKMELDIAFLANKTGEESIAASFLEASQARKRAINSVFWNEKMGQWLDYWLTTGTTCQESQTWNACNQNQNVFASNFSPLWIDMFNSDANLVKSIMRSLESSGLLCAAGIATSLTNSGEQWDFPNGWAPFQHIIVEGLARSGSQEARSLAEDIAVRWIRTNYVTYKKTGAMHEKYNVEKCGEFGRGGKYVPQTGFGWSNGVALAFLEEFGWPRDHRIDC